Proteins encoded within one genomic window of Girardinichthys multiradiatus isolate DD_20200921_A chromosome 21, DD_fGirMul_XY1, whole genome shotgun sequence:
- the wdr97 gene encoding WD repeat-containing protein 97 isoform X1, with product MFSQHSGMSEKGRLQTQGLLRLRQDNRQTGKKVLVSDEDEHFLVHGFYHLRHFSCDSPVRFMMYSQASDAFISLHSDNTVSLFKSKLRKQALMGELPFLGLTATNIPGWIIGWGPGPIFTLLDSELRHLDTADDALDIGLCEPAEHSWELVTAGVGNVCVWSVLLMRCKLKIQEGLQQHRTFTQLTLAPPRKDRPHRAFVAWGKVVTVVDLDGGMVLDHMEDLCSSDITAMLFCIQLDCLIIASQDLSITVWGPDWVPHVTFLGHKDVVNSLFYCSKSNLLISCSADCTIRCWDVENSMAVDCVYTEQSKPPLCFGGTKNGHPCFSFSAKGVDLWILTAWYTLHSKLRGDEGVPLKQILVSHFPPSYPTRVVCVSADGRILLVSASTGAVLTYFKPEDRIICADYCLHKELLLALTEEGTLLQASTLTNPATVIQEWEGRGQGPWQHTECGTKRDAWNLPVPGPACCLVLYSSVTDPQTALEKWKSLREGKGCSQKNNRYVDNFKNKFWIIIGQRGGCVSVLTVDDGKVLCRTPAHNGHSVTAMQVYPKNNFLLTSGEDFTVVVWRVHPDSAVYLSQQQTVECGQPQVHLAALELQLALTFQDPYSGSYGIKLFNLQSQKQLTYQQNNAHLDSLTGVCEIPGPKVFVSSSLDKTVRIWNERNQLIWMQQLVAVPQCIAYSGNGELFLGIKGDLYRMEFAQFLPKKYRQKFSYNCFEDPLSDLPVPEIKETHDQTDMSNCKTEQLPKAICRNQVLSVNVQQDKEQLSIRDLNRKALKGIVNCPKETKQIRKEAFDCYMGKLYGLPPCKMIGPEDDFEEILFDTKTHLFQPHYFSKLKEDTVPQPKQDIQSLKPQETKKAPMAVRKEISAPAQEVILKKQVGVKKAEASEEIIIPVKQSQPRLQTPPPKIPSPPPQREPSPELPTFLKQFAEMEWFTDLYPDKKSVPSNFSPEDLSLQLLNYLQNYSRRTDIKILAVVQALQILQQQNFLNTTEELYTGLTDALETLIRPAISDLDRVMILEMLNLLVSLKSEIGYDLVKKLLALLAYKQLNLRVPVLRLLGALGINQAQLWLYPELESWGLQLENQSNQWESLHDKADCWMELWKSKFKDYNRYLYLRSPLKQKPPSFSAVDVLNFFCLVQKEEHRKISVAPSAGPKYKVLLPQQTCISFKPILRLGETNTMARKRKLRGVLLPPMHKHFPNWITLHLSRVILRPFHTNTYERLVRLPIRSYFIPQQSTVEYYRRQLKDKPATIPPTCAEPSTRANSESI from the exons ATGTTCTCTCAGCACTCTGGGATGTCAGAAAAAGGAAGACTCCAAACCCAGGGTTTGCTCAGACTCAGACAGGACAACAGGCAGACTGGAAAAAAG GTGCTTGTCTCTGATGAGGACGAGCACTTCCTCGTTCATGGTTTCTATCACCTCAGGCATTTCTCCTGTGACAGCCCGGTGCGTTTCATGATGTATTCACAGGCTTCTGATGCATTCATCAGCCTCCACTCAGACAACACAGTAAGCCTTTTCAAATCTAAACTCCGGAAGCAGGCCCTCATGGGAGAACTGCCCTTTTTGGGCCTGACTGCTACAAACATCCCTGGGTGGATTATAGGCTGGGGCCCCGGGCCCATCTTCACACTTCTGGACAGCGAGTTGCGGCATCTGGATACCGCGGATGACGCCCTTGATATTGGTCTGTGTGAGCCAGCGGAGCATTCCTGGGAGCTTGTCACTGCAGGCGttgggaatgtgtgtgtgtggtcggTGTTGCTTATGAGGTGCAAGCTGAAGATACAGGAAGGGCTGCAGCAGCACAGAACATTCACTCAATTGACACTGGCTCCTCCACGAAAGGACAGGCCTCACAGAGCCTTTGTTGCATGGGGGAAGGTTGTGACTGTGGTAGACCTCGATGGTGGGATGGTTTTGGACCACATGGAGGATCTTTGTTCCAG CGACATCACCGCAATGCTGTTCTGCATCCAACTCGACTGTTTGATCATCGCTTCACAAGATCTATCCATAACAGTCTGGGGACCTGACTGGGTTCCACATGTGACTTTTTTAGGACATAAAG ACGTGGTGAATTCGCTCTTCTACTGCTCCAAATCAAACCTGCTGATATCCTGCTCTGCAGATTGTACAATTCGTTGCTGGGATGTGGAAAACAGCATGGCAGTCGATTGTGTCTACACAGAGCAAAGCAAACCTCCACTGTGTTTCGGTGGCACAAAAAATGGACACccttgtttctctttttcagcCAAAGGCGTGGACCTTTGGATTCTAACAGCTTGGTACACTCTCCACTCTAAGCTCAGAGGGGATGAAGGCGTCCCACTAAAACAAATCCTAGTCTCACATTTCCCTCCTTCCTACCCAACTCGAGTCGTCTGTGTCAGCGCAGACGGTCGTATCCTTCTCGTTTCTGCCAGTACAGGAGCAGTGCTCACTTACTTCAAGCCAGAAGACAGGATTATATGTGCTGACTACTGCCTGCACAAAGAGCTGCTGCTGGCCTTGACCGAGGAAGGTACCTTACTGCAAGCCAGCACACTCACTAATCCAGCCACTGTGATACAAGAATGGGAAGGCAGAGGGCAGGGTCCCTGGCAGCACACGGAATGTGGGACTAAAAGAGATGCCTGGAATCTGCCGGTACCTGGCCCAGCCTGTTGCTTGGTGCTTTACAGCTCCGTGACGGACCCACAGACAGCTTTAGAGAAATGGAAAAGTTTACGGGAGGGGAAAGGCTGCAGTCAGAAGAACAACAGATATGTTGATAATTTCAAAAATAA ATTTTGGATTATCATTGGCCAAAGGGGTGGCTGTGTAAGTGTTCTCACAGTAGATGATGGGAAGGTCCTGTGCAGAACACCTGCACACAATGGCCACAGTGTTACAGCGATGCAGGTGTATCCAAAGAACAACTTCCTTCTCACCTCAG GTGAGGACTTCACAGTGGTAGTGTGGAGAGTTCACCCCGACTCAGCAGTGTATCTCTCTCAACAACAAACGGTGGAATGTGGCCAGCCTCAGGTCCACCTGGCAGCGTTGGAGCTTCAGTTGGCCCTGACATTTCAAGACCCATACAGCGGCTCCTACGGCATCAAGCTCTTCAATCTGCAAAGTCAGAAGCAACTAACTTATCAGCAAAATAATGCTCATTTAGATTCTCTCACAG gAGTGTGTGAGATTCCTGGACCAAAGGTGTTTGTTTCAAGCAGTCTGGATAAGACAGTGCGCATCTGGAATGAAAGGAATCAACTCATCTG GATGCAACAGCTTGTGGCAGTACCTCAGTGTATAGCATACAGTGGAAATGGGGAACTGTTTTTAGGCATCAAAGGGGACCTGTACAGGATGGAGTTTGCACAGTTTCTACCAAAGAAATACAGACAAAAG ttttcttacaACTGTTTCGAAGATCCCCTCTCTGACTTGCCTGTTCCTGAGATTAAAGAAACACACGACCAAACAGA CATGTCAAATTGTAAGACAGAACAATTGCCAAAAGCAATCTGCAGGAATCAGGTATTGAGCGTAAATGTGCAACAGGACAAG GAGCAGTTATCGATCAGAGACTTGAACCGGAAGGCTCTGAAGGGAATTGTAAACTGCCCAaaagagacaaaacaaataAGGAAAGAGGCCTTTGACTGCTACATGGGGAAACTATATGGCTTGCCACCTTGTAAAATG ATTGGTCCAGAAGACGATTTTGAGGAAATTTTATTTGATACCAAAACGCATTTGTTCCAACCCCATTACTTTTCGAAGTTAAAAGAAGACACCGTTCCCCAGCCTAAACAGGACATTCAG agttTGAAGCCACAGGAGACCAAAAAGGCTCCAATGGCTGTCAGAAAAGAGATTTCAGCACCTGCTCAGGAGGTCATACTTAAGAAACAAGTCGGAGTAAAGAAAGCAGAAGCG TCTGAAGAGATCATCATACCAGTGAAGCAATCCCAACCCAGACTCCAAACTCCTCCTCCTAAGATCCCATCACCACCTCCACAGCGGGAACCCTCCCCTGAACTTCCAACGTTCCTCAAACAGTTTGCAGAGATGGAATGGTTTACTGATTTGTATCCTGACAAAAAG agtgtgCCAAGCAACTTCTCTCCTGAGGACCTCTCCTTGCAGCTATTGAATTACCTGCAAAACTACAGCAGAAGAACAGACATCAAGATCCTTGCAGTAGTTCAGGCCCTGCAGATCCTGCAACAACAGAACTTCTTAAATACCACAGAAGAACTTTACACAGGGCTTACTGACGCTTTGGAGACATTAATACGACCAGCAATT tcagATCTAGATCGTGTTATGATTCTTGAGATGTTAAATCTGCTGGTgtctttaaaatctgaaatcgGTTACGATCTTGTGAAAAAACTTCTAGCTCTTCTGGCATATAAACAACTGAATCTCCG GGTACCAGTACTCCGCCTGCTTGGGGCATTAGGTATAAATCAGGCACAGCTGTGGCTGTACCCCGAGTTAGAGAGCTggggactgcagctggagaaccAGTCTAACCAATGGGAGAGCCTTCATGACAAAGCAGATTGCTGGATGGAGTTGTGGAAGTCAAAATTCAAA GACTATAACCGGTATCTGTACCTCAGAAGTCCCTTGAAGCAGAAACCTCCTAGCTTCAGCGCAGTGGATGTCCTGAATTTTTTCTGTTTGGTGCAAAAAGAGGAGCACAGAAAGATCTCCGTTGCTCCATCTGCTGGCCCCAAATACAAAGTGCTCTTGCCTCAGCAGACCTG cATCAGCTTCAAACCAATCCTTCGCCTGGGAGAGACGAACACCATGGCCAGAAAACGAAAATTAAGGG GTGTTCTTCTGCCTCCAATGCATAAGCACTTTCCCAATTGGATCACTCTGCATCTATCTCGTGTCATCCTGCGCCcgtttcacacaaacacatacgaGCGCTTGGTGAGGCTCCCGATTCGTAGCTACTTCATCCCTCAGCAGTCTACGGTGGAGTACTACAGGCGACAACTCAAAGACAAACCTGCAACAATCCCACCAACATGTGCAGAGCCCAGCACCAGGGCTAATTCTGAAAGTATTtaa